The Flavobacterium faecale genome has a segment encoding these proteins:
- a CDS encoding efflux RND transporter permease subunit, with product MKKVKINFIEASMKYHQVTLVITALLMILGIYSLATMARSEDPQITVRKGLVIAAFPGADEEQVEKQLTDQLEQYLFSFEEIRKEKTFSDTKEGQVVVTVELNENVKDTDRFWSTLQRGLSTTFPQNFPTPPGMIGPMVNSDFGDVVSQMITVSAPGRSYAELETYLDQLEDGLKTIPETSKIKRYGGQKEQIYVTVKDEKLRQYGFDFSTIAQVIQSQNNTGFAGGITLKNSEVSVFAKNHYKNAADLSNQIVYSTAGGKVVRLKDVATIERRYEETASYIKVGDDKVTMIAIEMQPGNNIVQFGEKVELALDKIKKELPPDVQVQTIVNQPEVVKESISHFMLEFAIAILAVISVVILLLPFRFAIVSAVAAPVSIFITFGILNMMGIEIHQVTLAALIIVLGMVVDDAIVVVDNYIEKLDEGEDPWTAGWQSATQLMVPVFTATMAIICSFLPLAFFLNGISKEFIQALPIAVAVALFASLLVALLLTPYLCYIFIKKGLKDKEKDPNKKESMLDRLQNVFNRTLDICFERPNVTMLMGLLSIFLGFGVASQLEQELFPTAERNQFNIEVWLPNGGTLEQTEAVVKRVEEKIKGDDRVVNVASFVGTSSPRFHSTYAPEFPRKNFAQIFITTTGKDATTELAAEYMDKFKNFVPDGYIRVRQLSLNEAPSPIEVRIVGDDMIKQKEVAAQIEEILAGTKGLNWIRTTYQDDYLGAKVALKDDVANRLGVTNTAVSQTLGAGLKGYPVSTIYEGDKPIDIVMRYDENDRKNVGELGALNISTALGTKVPLREVATITPEWHTGVIAHRNGIRTLSVRAEAQLGIKAATIQAEIMPKIEALKLPDGISINYGGEFENINETGPGMASSMGISLILIFLVLLFQFKNFTKVLIVLATFPLSLLGAFLGLYLTGNPFGFTAFMGVISLIGIVVRNGIILVDYADELILEHGYSKFEAAKAAGKRRMRPIFLTSVAAAIGVVPMIAGKSPLWAPLGSVLAVGLLVSMVMTLFIVPVLYYKYVDIEVSPEKHPHPNGETFEPILYKPKPKKNYLVRRINVFKYKLKKRK from the coding sequence ATGAAAAAAGTAAAAATAAATTTCATAGAAGCCTCTATGAAATACCATCAGGTAACGCTTGTAATTACGGCACTTCTTATGATTTTGGGAATTTATTCACTAGCTACAATGGCGCGTAGTGAAGATCCTCAAATTACAGTACGTAAAGGGTTGGTTATCGCTGCTTTTCCTGGTGCAGACGAGGAACAAGTAGAAAAACAGTTAACCGATCAATTAGAACAATACTTATTTAGTTTTGAAGAAATTAGAAAAGAAAAAACATTTTCTGACACCAAAGAAGGTCAGGTAGTTGTTACTGTAGAATTAAACGAAAATGTAAAAGATACTGATCGATTTTGGTCTACTTTACAACGCGGTTTAAGTACTACTTTTCCACAAAATTTTCCAACACCTCCGGGGATGATTGGGCCGATGGTGAATAGTGATTTTGGAGATGTTGTTTCTCAAATGATTACGGTTTCTGCTCCTGGAAGAAGTTATGCAGAATTAGAAACGTATTTAGACCAGCTAGAAGACGGACTAAAAACCATTCCGGAAACGTCTAAAATTAAACGATATGGCGGACAAAAAGAACAAATATACGTTACTGTAAAAGATGAAAAATTAAGACAGTATGGTTTCGATTTTTCTACGATTGCACAGGTTATTCAAAGTCAAAATAACACTGGTTTTGCTGGTGGAATAACATTAAAAAACTCGGAGGTTTCGGTATTTGCAAAAAATCATTATAAAAATGCAGCTGATTTAAGCAATCAAATTGTTTACAGCACAGCCGGAGGAAAAGTAGTGCGTTTAAAAGATGTTGCCACTATAGAACGCCGTTATGAAGAAACAGCCAGCTATATAAAAGTAGGTGACGATAAAGTGACCATGATTGCGATAGAAATGCAACCAGGAAACAATATTGTACAATTTGGTGAAAAGGTAGAACTAGCTTTAGACAAAATAAAAAAAGAGTTACCTCCAGATGTACAAGTGCAAACGATTGTAAATCAGCCAGAGGTGGTAAAAGAAAGTATAAGTCACTTTATGCTAGAATTTGCCATTGCCATTTTAGCGGTAATTTCAGTAGTAATCCTATTGCTTCCGTTTCGATTTGCAATAGTATCGGCCGTTGCGGCTCCGGTATCTATATTTATCACTTTTGGAATACTTAATATGATGGGAATCGAAATCCATCAAGTAACGCTAGCGGCCTTAATTATTGTATTAGGAATGGTGGTTGATGATGCCATTGTCGTAGTTGATAATTATATCGAAAAATTAGACGAAGGCGAAGATCCGTGGACTGCAGGCTGGCAAAGTGCCACACAATTAATGGTGCCTGTTTTTACAGCAACTATGGCTATTATTTGTTCGTTTTTACCTTTGGCCTTTTTCTTAAACGGAATTTCGAAAGAATTTATTCAAGCCTTACCTATTGCGGTGGCTGTCGCTTTATTTGCTTCCTTATTAGTAGCACTTTTATTAACACCTTATTTGTGTTACATCTTCATTAAAAAAGGATTAAAGGACAAAGAAAAAGACCCTAATAAGAAAGAAAGCATGTTGGATCGCTTGCAAAATGTATTCAACCGCACATTAGATATTTGTTTCGAAAGACCAAATGTAACCATGCTAATGGGGCTTTTGTCTATTTTCTTAGGATTTGGAGTCGCTTCACAATTAGAACAAGAATTATTCCCAACAGCCGAGAGAAACCAATTTAACATAGAGGTTTGGTTGCCAAATGGAGGGACTTTAGAACAAACAGAAGCCGTTGTTAAACGTGTGGAAGAAAAAATTAAGGGAGACGACAGAGTGGTAAATGTAGCCAGTTTTGTAGGGACAAGTTCTCCTCGTTTTCACTCTACGTATGCACCAGAATTTCCACGAAAAAACTTTGCTCAAATATTCATTACCACAACAGGTAAAGATGCTACGACTGAACTAGCCGCAGAATATATGGATAAGTTTAAAAACTTTGTACCAGATGGTTACATAAGAGTGCGTCAATTATCTTTGAACGAAGCGCCTTCACCAATTGAAGTGAGAATCGTTGGCGATGACATGATTAAACAAAAAGAGGTAGCAGCGCAAATAGAAGAAATTCTTGCCGGTACCAAAGGGCTTAATTGGATTAGAACCACTTATCAGGACGATTATTTGGGTGCCAAAGTAGCATTAAAAGACGATGTTGCCAATAGATTAGGAGTTACCAATACTGCTGTTTCTCAAACTTTAGGAGCAGGATTAAAAGGATATCCGGTGAGCACTATTTATGAAGGGGATAAACCGATTGATATTGTAATGCGTTATGATGAAAATGATCGAAAAAATGTTGGTGAACTTGGCGCTTTAAATATTTCGACGGCTTTGGGGACTAAAGTTCCGCTAAGAGAAGTTGCTACAATTACTCCAGAATGGCATACAGGAGTTATAGCGCACAGAAACGGTATACGTACACTTTCAGTACGAGCAGAAGCACAATTGGGTATCAAGGCAGCAACTATTCAAGCTGAAATTATGCCGAAAATAGAGGCCCTTAAATTGCCTGACGGAATCAGTATTAATTACGGTGGTGAATTTGAAAACATCAATGAAACGGGTCCTGGAATGGCTTCTTCAATGGGAATAAGTTTGATTCTTATTTTCTTAGTACTCTTATTTCAATTCAAAAACTTCACAAAGGTATTAATCGTTCTTGCTACATTTCCTTTGAGTTTGCTAGGTGCCTTTTTAGGATTGTATCTTACAGGAAACCCTTTTGGATTTACAGCATTTATGGGAGTCATTAGTTTGATTGGTATTGTGGTTCGTAACGGAATCATACTAGTCGATTATGCCGATGAACTAATCTTAGAACATGGCTATTCTAAATTTGAAGCCGCCAAAGCAGCCGGAAAAAGACGTATGCGTCCTATTTTCTTGACTTCTGTTGCAGCAGCGATAGGTGTAGTGCCTATGATTGCTGGAAAATCACCGCTTTGGGCACCTTTGGGTAGCGTATTAGCCGTGGGATTACTAGTTTCTATGGTGATGACCTTGTTTATTGTTCCTGTACTTTATTACAAATATGTAGACATTGAGGTATCACCAGAAAAACATCCGCATCCTAATGGGGAAACTTTTGAACCCATTCTATACAAACCAAAACCTAAGAAAAACTATTTAGTACGTAGAATAAACGTCTTTAAATACAAATTAAAAAAAAGGAAATAA
- a CDS encoding helix-turn-helix domain-containing protein, giving the protein MHPSTIKHHSTNDIVGLFGDLPQESEGLHVYISKNEFNEIPVSYPFRTDNHTFMLILRGEVHIQLNLIHYVLGSNEMVVIKPHTVMHILKMSTDLKLVGFCFSNEFILQNNFKKTDYDALNFFTASNIPKLKLSKEERVATLSLAKLLAKNNQTTEIALPFRKEIIRHGFITLMYHLAAIFRTAHPNLEAEFSRQEDLTLRFLSILNLNFKKERTVQFYADELAVTTGHLSKVLKDVSGKTASQLIEDSVIMEARLLLENSSLTIAQVADELKFSDQSFFGKYFKKQTGFSPSKYKNIS; this is encoded by the coding sequence ATGCATCCATCTACAATAAAACACCATTCAACCAATGATATTGTTGGACTTTTTGGGGACTTACCTCAAGAATCTGAAGGGCTGCATGTGTATATTTCGAAAAACGAATTCAACGAAATTCCGGTTAGTTATCCCTTTCGAACAGACAATCATACCTTCATGTTAATCCTTAGAGGCGAAGTTCATATTCAGCTGAATCTGATTCACTATGTGTTAGGTTCGAATGAAATGGTGGTTATAAAACCGCACACTGTAATGCATATCTTAAAGATGAGCACCGACTTAAAGTTGGTAGGCTTTTGTTTTTCGAATGAATTCATTCTTCAAAATAATTTTAAAAAGACAGATTATGATGCTTTGAATTTCTTCACAGCAAGCAACATTCCGAAATTAAAATTATCTAAGGAAGAAAGAGTGGCTACCCTTTCGTTGGCTAAACTATTGGCAAAAAATAACCAAACAACAGAGATTGCTTTGCCTTTTCGAAAAGAAATAATTCGACATGGATTTATTACCTTAATGTATCATTTAGCAGCAATATTCAGAACCGCTCATCCTAATCTTGAAGCCGAATTTTCTCGACAAGAAGATCTTACACTACGTTTTCTATCTATTTTGAATCTTAATTTCAAAAAAGAACGCACCGTGCAATTTTATGCCGATGAACTTGCGGTGACTACTGGTCATTTATCCAAAGTGTTGAAAGATGTTTCTGGGAAAACAGCAAGCCAACTTATTGAGGATTCCGTAATCATGGAAGCCAGACTTTTGTTGGAAAACTCTTCTTTAACGATTGCTCAAGTCGCAGACGAATTGAAGTTTAGCGATCAGTCATTTTTTGGAAAATATTTCAAAAAGCAAACCGGTTTTTCTCCTTCTAAATATAAAAATATCTCGTAA
- the egtB gene encoding ergothioneine biosynthesis protein EgtB — protein sequence MNITNKYKQVRQDTINFCSHLQVEDYSIQVVQFASPPKWHLAHTTWFFETFILKNQFENYKEFSPDFNFLFNSYYNNVGTRILQTNRGNMSRPSTDEILEYRTYVDTKMLELLEKENDPKILDLVVLGLNHEQQHQELLITDVKYMLGHNPIFPVFNENYNLVADTNSESNSIKIEAGMYEIGYQGTDFCYDNELGVHKVYVADFEINNFLVTNGDHIDFIEKGGYTDFNLWLDEGWSWVNSNQIIAPLYWHKIEGEWYNYTLAGLQKVDVNAVLSHINYFEANAFAEWKCMRLPTEFEWEIAAAKLDWGKRWEWTNSAYLAYPNFKKENGAVGEYNGKFMSNKMVLRGASVATSKEHSRPTYRNFFNPTERWQFTGIRLAK from the coding sequence ATGAATATTACCAATAAATACAAACAAGTTCGACAAGATACAATCAACTTTTGTAGTCATTTGCAAGTAGAAGATTATTCGATTCAAGTAGTGCAATTTGCAAGTCCGCCCAAATGGCATTTGGCACATACGACTTGGTTTTTTGAGACTTTTATCCTCAAAAATCAGTTCGAAAATTATAAAGAATTCAGCCCCGATTTCAATTTTCTATTCAATAGTTATTACAACAACGTAGGTACTCGAATTTTGCAAACCAACAGAGGTAATATGTCGCGACCGAGTACCGACGAAATTTTGGAATACCGTACTTATGTGGATACCAAAATGCTTGAATTATTAGAAAAGGAAAACGACCCAAAAATACTTGATTTGGTCGTTTTGGGACTAAACCACGAGCAACAACACCAAGAATTATTGATTACCGATGTGAAATACATGTTGGGACACAATCCTATTTTTCCTGTTTTTAACGAAAATTATAATTTGGTTGCCGATACAAATTCGGAGTCAAATTCGATAAAAATCGAAGCTGGAATGTACGAAATTGGATATCAAGGAACCGATTTTTGCTATGATAACGAGTTGGGTGTACATAAGGTATATGTAGCCGATTTCGAAATCAATAATTTTCTGGTTACGAATGGTGATCATATCGATTTTATAGAAAAAGGAGGCTATACCGATTTTAACCTTTGGCTTGACGAAGGTTGGTCTTGGGTCAATTCAAACCAAATAATTGCGCCACTCTATTGGCACAAAATAGAAGGTGAATGGTACAATTATACCCTTGCTGGCTTGCAAAAAGTAGATGTAAATGCTGTTTTAAGCCATATCAATTATTTTGAAGCGAACGCCTTTGCGGAATGGAAATGCATGCGTTTGCCAACCGAATTTGAATGGGAAATCGCCGCAGCAAAACTAGATTGGGGCAAACGCTGGGAATGGACAAATAGTGCTTACTTGGCGTATCCAAATTTCAAAAAAGAAAATGGTGCCGTTGGCGAATACAACGGAAAATTTATGAGTAACAAAATGGTATTGCGAGGCGCATCGGTGGCGACGTCAAAAGAACACAGCCGACCGACTTATCGCAATTTTTTTAACCCAACGGAAAGATGGCAATTCACCGGAATCCGATTAGCTAAATAA
- a CDS encoding aspartate/glutamate racemase family protein, which translates to MSKATVGLLGLGSRSTLYYIKELNRLYNQKKGGYSTFPFVMLNADFDTINPLLPNTSEALDTVVQTYIDELEKLAITTILIPNITLHETIDRIVIQKKILHPLTLAVEKIIEQEWSTIVLFGSLHSMESNYIRTHFNAKGIEVRLPSQEDRLFIDEFRNQTYAETETPDLIASYHSILNKYSESLPVVLACTELSILKPTGNNRIIDMAQLQIEQAISQTE; encoded by the coding sequence ATGAGCAAAGCAACCGTTGGACTATTGGGATTGGGAAGTCGCTCTACTTTGTATTACATCAAGGAGCTAAACCGATTGTATAATCAGAAAAAAGGCGGATACAGCACTTTTCCGTTTGTGATGCTTAATGCCGATTTTGATACAATCAATCCGCTTTTGCCTAATACTTCAGAAGCTTTGGATACTGTTGTTCAAACGTATATTGACGAGCTCGAAAAGTTAGCCATTACTACCATTTTGATTCCGAATATAACGCTACATGAAACCATTGACCGCATAGTGATTCAGAAAAAAATCCTTCATCCGCTAACTTTAGCAGTTGAGAAAATAATAGAGCAGGAGTGGAGTACCATTGTTCTATTTGGTTCGCTTCATTCTATGGAATCGAATTACATACGTACGCATTTCAACGCCAAAGGAATAGAAGTTCGACTTCCATCACAAGAAGACCGTTTGTTTATAGATGAATTTCGCAATCAAACTTATGCCGAAACCGAAACCCCAGATTTGATAGCGTCCTACCATTCGATACTAAACAAATACAGCGAAAGTTTGCCAGTAGTACTCGCCTGTACAGAATTGTCGATATTAAAACCAACCGGCAACAATCGAATTATAGACATGGCACAACTTCAGATAGAACAAGCAATTTCACAAACAGAATAA
- a CDS encoding SDR family oxidoreductase — protein MKIAVTSASGYLGASIVKHLSNLIGKENVIAIARTVEKATHLGVEVRKGDYNNRAEFDAALQGVTTVLLVSGMDEPQKRIEQHRNVIEAAKSAGVQKIVYTSIVGAEENNAFSPIVQTNRQTERDVQESGLSWVIGRNGIYIEPDLEYIDTYKKDGEIRNCAGEGKCTYTSRQELGYAYAKMLVEDQHNGQIYNLVGNGITQAQLAADINTVFGTDLVYNSVSVADYATERKSELGDFMGTVIAGIYEGIRMGANDVPSDYEKAAGRPHISALEMMTNFKNKE, from the coding sequence ATGAAAATAGCAGTAACATCAGCAAGTGGATATTTAGGTGCTTCCATCGTCAAACATTTAAGTAACCTAATCGGAAAAGAAAACGTCATCGCCATTGCCCGAACAGTCGAAAAAGCAACCCATTTAGGAGTCGAAGTTCGAAAAGGAGACTACAACAATCGCGCAGAATTTGATGCAGCCTTACAAGGTGTAACTACCGTTTTACTCGTTTCGGGCATGGACGAACCACAAAAAAGAATCGAGCAACACCGCAATGTGATCGAAGCCGCAAAAAGCGCAGGAGTTCAAAAAATCGTGTACACTAGTATTGTAGGTGCCGAAGAAAACAACGCTTTTAGCCCAATTGTTCAAACCAATAGACAAACCGAAAGAGACGTACAAGAATCTGGATTGTCTTGGGTTATTGGTCGCAACGGAATCTACATCGAGCCTGATTTGGAATATATAGACACCTATAAAAAAGACGGCGAAATTCGTAATTGTGCGGGTGAAGGCAAATGTACATATACGAGTAGGCAAGAGCTGGGTTACGCTTACGCGAAAATGCTAGTGGAAGACCAACACAACGGACAAATATATAATTTGGTTGGCAACGGCATAACCCAAGCCCAATTGGCAGCCGACATAAATACGGTTTTTGGAACTGATTTGGTTTACAATTCCGTTTCTGTAGCGGACTACGCAACAGAAAGAAAATCCGAGTTAGGCGATTTTATGGGAACAGTGATCGCAGGAATCTATGAAGGAATTAGAATGGGAGCCAACGATGTTCCTTCGGATTATGAGAAAGCAGCGGGAAGACCCCATATTTCTGCTTTAGAAATGATGACTAATTTTAAAAATAAAGAGTAA
- a CDS encoding ferric reductase-like transmembrane domain-containing protein, producing MSFIKKNYGWMIVALIGVLPIIPLLNLVTLNFSDGFSINLVEGTAGEGKSSLEMLYHISGEFAIRWMTAVLTCTPFFILFGVNNLFVRQAMGIAAAVWSFIHFIIFIWAEGFAETFTEANYIAGFIAVLILIPLFFTSNRKAMKKLKKNWKKIQTYAYAAIILSLLHVLLLEKTWLIYGIIVGLGFIIRLPFVKNKIFEFRK from the coding sequence ATGAGTTTTATTAAAAAAAATTATGGTTGGATGATAGTCGCACTAATTGGTGTTTTGCCAATCATCCCGCTTTTAAACTTGGTTACCCTAAACTTCTCCGATGGTTTTTCGATTAATTTGGTAGAAGGAACCGCTGGCGAAGGGAAGTCTTCCCTAGAAATGCTGTACCATATCTCAGGAGAATTTGCCATTAGGTGGATGACCGCCGTGCTTACTTGTACGCCCTTTTTTATCCTGTTTGGAGTCAACAATTTATTTGTGCGCCAAGCCATGGGTATCGCAGCAGCAGTTTGGAGTTTTATTCATTTTATTATCTTTATTTGGGCCGAAGGATTTGCAGAAACCTTTACCGAAGCCAATTATATAGCAGGTTTCATAGCTGTATTGATTTTGATTCCGTTGTTTTTTACTTCGAATAGAAAAGCGATGAAGAAATTAAAAAAGAACTGGAAAAAGATTCAAACCTATGCTTACGCAGCCATTATTTTGAGTTTACTACACGTACTACTTCTCGAAAAAACTTGGCTTATTTACGGAATAATTGTGGGACTGGGTTTCATCATCCGATTACCATTCGTAAAAAATAAAATTTTTGAATTTCGAAAATAA
- a CDS encoding efflux RND transporter periplasmic adaptor subunit, which produces MKQLALLATFIFLLNSCADKKETKQEEIAAKVSVKEITTTSENETLNYSGTIEADNTVSIGFAVAGRISSVVVDEGQRVQKGQLLASIDATTYQNAFYIAKASAEQDNDNYKRLNGLYQKGSLPERDFIAVKVAVAQANANKSMAAKNLSDTKLYAPFTGIITTKSAEVGATAAPSIPAFTIMKTDKVYAKASITESEIAKLKIGKAATVSIASLDKTFNGKVDILNPSADELTRTFNVKVRLNNSDNQLLPGMISTIKIETGNVVDVISIPSVAIVRNADNILFVYVAENGKAIKKRVTVGDFKNNDIIITSGLKIGDKVLIEGQKNVKEGQAISL; this is translated from the coding sequence ATGAAACAATTAGCTCTCTTAGCCACTTTTATTTTTTTACTAAATAGTTGTGCCGATAAAAAAGAAACAAAACAAGAAGAAATCGCTGCAAAGGTTAGCGTAAAAGAAATCACCACTACATCTGAAAATGAAACGCTTAACTACAGCGGAACAATCGAAGCAGACAATACTGTTTCGATAGGCTTTGCCGTTGCAGGACGAATCTCAAGCGTAGTTGTCGATGAAGGACAAAGAGTTCAAAAAGGACAGTTACTAGCCTCAATCGATGCAACTACTTACCAAAATGCCTTTTATATCGCCAAAGCAAGCGCCGAACAAGACAATGACAACTACAAAAGATTGAACGGTTTGTACCAAAAAGGAAGCTTACCCGAACGCGATTTTATTGCCGTAAAAGTGGCTGTTGCTCAAGCAAATGCTAATAAAAGTATGGCTGCTAAAAATCTTTCTGATACCAAATTGTACGCTCCTTTTACAGGAATCATCACAACAAAATCGGCTGAAGTTGGCGCCACTGCTGCACCAAGTATTCCTGCATTTACCATCATGAAAACGGATAAAGTGTATGCCAAAGCTTCGATAACCGAGTCAGAAATTGCAAAGTTAAAAATTGGTAAAGCAGCAACGGTAAGCATTGCTTCACTAGACAAAACTTTCAATGGTAAAGTAGATATTTTAAATCCAAGTGCTGACGAATTAACGAGAACCTTTAATGTAAAAGTGCGTTTGAACAACAGCGACAACCAACTTTTGCCTGGTATGATTAGTACCATCAAAATCGAAACAGGAAATGTTGTCGATGTGATTAGCATTCCTTCTGTAGCTATCGTTAGAAATGCAGACAATATCCTTTTTGTCTATGTAGCAGAAAACGGAAAAGCGATTAAAAAAAGAGTCACTGTTGGTGATTTTAAAAACAATGATATCATCATTACTTCCGGATTAAAAATAGGCGATAAAGTGCTAATTGAAGGCCAAAAGAATGTAAAAGAAGGTCAGGCCATTAGCCTTTAA
- a CDS encoding nuclear transport factor 2 family protein, with protein sequence MNLDQNKQNAIAFYKMAYEGNPVQAVALYVGEDYIQHNPMVGDGPQAFIAYFERMQKEFPVKTIEFVRTIAEGDLVALHTHQVWPDEDEYVTMDFFRFSEDGKIVEHWDSIQQIPKTALNANKMY encoded by the coding sequence ATGAATTTAGATCAAAATAAACAAAATGCCATTGCTTTTTACAAAATGGCATACGAGGGAAACCCCGTTCAGGCGGTCGCCTTATATGTGGGCGAAGATTATATTCAGCACAATCCAATGGTGGGTGATGGGCCTCAGGCATTTATAGCTTATTTTGAGAGAATGCAAAAAGAGTTCCCTGTAAAAACCATTGAATTCGTTCGCACCATTGCCGAAGGTGATTTGGTTGCGCTACACACGCATCAAGTTTGGCCAGATGAGGACGAGTATGTCACAATGGATTTCTTTCGTTTTTCTGAGGATGGAAAAATAGTGGAGCACTGGGACAGCATTCAGCAAATTCCCAAAACGGCATTGAATGCTAACAAAATGTACTAA
- a CDS encoding SDR family oxidoreductase, which yields MTQLKGKVAIVTGSSRGIGAEIAYTLAAAGAKVVINYNGSKESAEEVAKNISDKGGNAVIIQADVSKASEAAQLFDQAMDHFGQVDILINNAGIMMNSLIKDVSDEDFTKMFDVNVKGVFNMLKQASTKLAENGSIVNFSSSTTRLMMPGYGIYSATKAAVEQMSRVFSKEIGERGINVNSILPGGTNTELFKEGKSDEIISKLASMSAFNRIGEPEDIAKIVLLLCSDEAKWMTGQNIGANGGTA from the coding sequence ATGACACAATTAAAAGGAAAAGTAGCCATTGTAACGGGTTCGTCAAGAGGAATAGGTGCGGAAATCGCCTATACACTTGCGGCAGCTGGGGCAAAAGTGGTTATCAACTATAACGGAAGTAAAGAAAGTGCTGAGGAAGTTGCTAAAAATATTTCGGACAAGGGCGGAAACGCTGTAATTATTCAAGCAGACGTTAGTAAAGCGAGTGAAGCAGCACAACTTTTTGATCAAGCAATGGACCATTTTGGGCAAGTTGATATTTTGATTAACAATGCCGGGATTATGATGAATAGCTTAATAAAAGACGTGAGCGACGAGGACTTTACAAAAATGTTTGATGTTAACGTAAAAGGAGTTTTTAATATGCTGAAACAGGCTTCTACCAAATTGGCAGAAAATGGGAGTATTGTTAACTTTTCGTCATCAACTACACGACTTATGATGCCTGGATATGGTATTTATTCGGCAACAAAAGCTGCTGTTGAGCAAATGAGTAGGGTGTTTTCGAAAGAAATTGGCGAGAGAGGCATCAACGTCAACTCTATTTTACCCGGTGGAACCAATACGGAATTGTTTAAGGAAGGAAAATCAGACGAAATAATTTCGAAACTAGCGTCCATGTCTGCGTTTAACCGCATAGGAGAACCAGAAGATATTGCGAAGATAGTGCTGCTTTTATGTAGCGATGAAGCAAAATGGATGACCGGACAGAATATTGGCGCCAACGGCGGTACCGCATAA
- a CDS encoding L-histidine N(alpha)-methyltransferase: MQTITDTVQTKQSTEESFLETFKNDVQKGLSESPKTLSSKYFYDKIGDALFVEIMNLPEYYLTRSEHDIFKNKTQELIEGFGIDPNSYFELIELGAGDGMKTKELLKVLEAQKYNFDYVPIDFSSNALTLLEANLALELPNVSVRTQQGDYFEVLASLKENRKPKVILFLGSNIGNMSDAMAAEFVYNLGANLQVGDKLLIGVDLIKAKEIVLPAYNDSKGVTANFNLNLLERINHDLGGDFNRNNFQHLPEYDEDEGIARSAIVSTIKQKVTIKALAQSFEFEAGEKIHTEISRKYNDVLMAQIIAKTDFSIETKILDSKNYFADYILTRK, translated from the coding sequence ATGCAAACGATAACAGATACAGTACAAACGAAGCAGTCAACGGAAGAAAGTTTCCTTGAAACCTTCAAAAATGATGTTCAAAAAGGCTTGAGTGAAAGTCCAAAAACGCTGTCGTCAAAATATTTTTATGATAAAATAGGAGACGCACTCTTTGTCGAAATCATGAATTTGCCGGAGTATTATTTGACACGTTCGGAACACGATATTTTCAAGAATAAAACGCAGGAATTGATTGAAGGTTTTGGTATCGACCCAAATTCGTATTTCGAATTAATCGAACTCGGGGCTGGTGACGGCATGAAAACCAAAGAATTACTGAAAGTTTTGGAGGCTCAAAAATACAATTTTGATTATGTACCAATCGATTTTTCGTCGAATGCGCTCACCTTATTAGAAGCAAATCTAGCGCTAGAATTACCAAATGTTAGTGTACGAACCCAGCAAGGCGATTATTTTGAAGTATTGGCATCTTTGAAAGAGAATAGAAAACCCAAAGTTATTTTGTTTTTGGGTTCGAATATCGGGAATATGAGTGATGCTATGGCGGCCGAATTTGTCTATAATTTGGGAGCCAATCTTCAGGTAGGCGACAAATTATTGATTGGTGTTGATTTAATCAAAGCCAAAGAAATTGTTTTGCCAGCCTATAATGATAGCAAGGGCGTGACAGCCAATTTCAACCTCAATCTTTTGGAGCGAATCAATCATGATTTGGGTGGAGATTTTAATCGAAATAATTTTCAGCATCTACCGGAATACGATGAAGATGAAGGTATTGCAAGAAGCGCTATTGTAAGCACCATCAAACAAAAAGTGACGATAAAAGCATTAGCACAAAGTTTTGAATTTGAAGCAGGTGAAAAAATCCATACCGAAATTTCGAGAAAGTACAACGATGTTTTGATGGCGCAAATTATTGCGAAAACCGATTTTAGCATTGAAACTAAAATTTTGGACAGTAAAAACTATTTTGCCGATTATATTTTAACGAGAAAGTAA